In Fusarium oxysporum f. sp. lycopersici 4287 chromosome 2, whole genome shotgun sequence, a genomic segment contains:
- a CDS encoding hypothetical protein (At least one base has a quality score < 10), giving the protein IKFSAVSALLLPLSGILALTIIDSGPISIITDKHATETKPLSIN; this is encoded by the coding sequence ataaagttCTCTGCTGTTTCTGCCTTACTCCTTCCCCTCTCTGGCATCTTAGCTTTGACTATTATAGACTCTGGCCCTATTAGCATTATAACAGATAAACATGCCACAGAAACTAAGCCCTTAAGCATCAATTAG